AATCTTTTCACCGGACCGGCCCCGTCCACAGCCAGGCTCTCTTTGAGCTCCCGGGGCACGGAGTAAAGTCCGGCCAGGAGGATGAGGACCACGAAGGGGGTGGTCTTCCAGACGTCAGCCAGGATGGCTGACCACATGGCTCCGCGGGGGCTGGCCAGCCAGTCCACGGGATGGGCCAGGACTCCGGCCCGCACCAGGAGATCGTTGATCACCCCGAAAGGATTGTTGAGCATCCACTGCCAAGAAAGGGCCATGACCGCCGTGGGAAGGGCCCAGGGGATGAGGACGGAAAGCCTCACCCAGGTCCTCCCGGGAAAGGGGGCGTAAAGGAGAAGGGCCAGGAAGAGCCCCAGGGCGAACTCGAGAAAGACCGAAACCAGGCCGAAAAAGAGGGTGTTTTTCAGGGTCTTGCGCAGTTCGTAGTCCAGGAAAAGCCTTTTCGCAAGGCCGGTTTCCGGTTCTTCCACGATGAATTTCAGGGTGCGGGAGAGGGCCGTAAGGGCCTCGCGGGGGCTTTCCACCCCGGCAAGCACCGCACTTGCATGTTTCTGCAGGGTGTCGCTTATGCGGGGGTAGGCGGGATGGACCGGACGCGGCCGGGCCCTCTCTAGGAGGGGGGCCAGGTCTTGAAGATAGGGACTTTGGCGCAGGAGATCCGGGTCTTGGAAAAGGTCCCTCCGGGCCGGAAGCCAGCCCCGACGGAGGTGGAGGATCTTCTGGGCCTCGGCCGAAGTAGCAAATTTGATAAAGGCCAAGGCCGTCTCCGGGGCCTTGGTGCCGCGGGCGATCCCTAGCCCCCAGCCCCCGAGGGTCCCGGCCGAAAGGTGCCCCTTTCGGGTCGGAAGCGGGGCCAGCCCCACCTTCCCCCGCAGGGGAGAACCCTTGCGGTTAATGATCCTCCAGGCGTAGGGCCAGTTGCGCATAAAAAGGGCCCGCCCCTGGAGAAAAAATTCCAGGGAGTGCTGTTCCTGAAAGGAGAGCACTGCCCGGGGAGAAAGCCCATCTTTTACCAGGTGCTTAAGGAAATTGAGGGTCCAGAGGCCCGCGGGGGAATTAAGGGCCGGCCTTCCCCGGGGGTCGAAGACCCGGCCCCCGGCCCCCCAGAGAAACTCCAGGAAATTGCAGGTTAGCCCCTCATACTGCATCCCCTGAAAGACCAGGCAATAAAGCCCCGGAGGGTGAGCGTAGCGCCGGCAGAGATCTTCCAGTTCCTTCCAGGTGCGGGGAGGGTAGGGAAGGAGGTCCCGCCGCCAGTAAAGCACACCCACGTCCGTGGTCACCGGAAGGCGGTAGAGGTGCCCCCGGTAGTAGCCGGCCTTGAGGGCCCCGGGGAAAAAGGCCCGGGCCTCCCGGGGGCTCAGCCAGCGATCCAGGGGCAGAAGCCAGCCCCGGGCGGCAAACTTGGCCGTCCAGGTCACATCCATATAGACGATCTCGAAGGGGTCCCCGCTCAGGAAGGAGCGGATATACATGTTCTGGCGGTCGTCGGTGGACCAGGGTCCGGAGAGGTACTGGATACGGATTTGAGGGTGCCGGGCCTCAAAACGCCGGATAATCTCCGCCCAGGCCCCGTTCACATCCTCCGGTCCCACCATCCTCAGGGTTACGGGACGGGCCCCTCCTGAGGCCCAGAAAAAGACCAGAATGAGAAAAAGAACCCTCCTACCCAACAGACCCTATTTTATCACTCCGGAGCCCTTCTTAAATGCCTTCCGGGCCCCTAAAGATTTGCTCAAATTTTAAGCAGGCCTTGCCCAAATTTTAAACAAACCTATTGAGCCCCTCTCCCATAAGTCCCCAATTTTTCGTCAAAAATTTTTGGTATTCCGGTTGCTTAAAAATGGGGG
This portion of the Thermosulfurimonas marina genome encodes:
- a CDS encoding extracellular solute-binding protein yields the protein MGRRVLFLILVFFWASGGARPVTLRMVGPEDVNGAWAEIIRRFEARHPQIRIQYLSGPWSTDDRQNMYIRSFLSGDPFEIVYMDVTWTAKFAARGWLLPLDRWLSPREARAFFPGALKAGYYRGHLYRLPVTTDVGVLYWRRDLLPYPPRTWKELEDLCRRYAHPPGLYCLVFQGMQYEGLTCNFLEFLWGAGGRVFDPRGRPALNSPAGLWTLNFLKHLVKDGLSPRAVLSFQEQHSLEFFLQGRALFMRNWPYAWRIINRKGSPLRGKVGLAPLPTRKGHLSAGTLGGWGLGIARGTKAPETALAFIKFATSAEAQKILHLRRGWLPARRDLFQDPDLLRQSPYLQDLAPLLERARPRPVHPAYPRISDTLQKHASAVLAGVESPREALTALSRTLKFIVEEPETGLAKRLFLDYELRKTLKNTLFFGLVSVFLEFALGLFLALLLYAPFPGRTWVRLSVLIPWALPTAVMALSWQWMLNNPFGVINDLLVRAGVLAHPVDWLASPRGAMWSAILADVWKTTPFVVLILLAGLYSVPRELKESLAVDGAGPVKRFFYLDLPLLLPFLRVALIFRLLQALGIFDLIWVLTRGGPADGTRTLCLYLYDLAFRYDDLGYALFLTALFFLALIGLSFLIVRLTTLEYERRR